From the genome of Lineus longissimus chromosome 8, tnLinLong1.2, whole genome shotgun sequence, one region includes:
- the LOC135492555 gene encoding methylthioribulose-1-phosphate dehydratase-like: MATVQSDDPTVIIPNLCRILQEQGHMVGSSGSISITRDGKTYFTPSGVLKEYIQPNDIFIYKNSTPFHSPPPTKKLKRSSNSPLFEVIYDKTDADTGIHTHCMSSNLITQVTAGNEVRIQNQEMIKGIAKCKSGGMYKNTDELIVPIVENAPEEADLLPAISKAIDDYPETCAVLVRNHGIYVWGKSWQKTKIMYECYCYLFDLMIKMKQLGITRS, from the exons ATGGCGACCGTTCAAAGC GATGATCCCACGGTCATCATACCAAACTTATGTCGGATACTACAAGAGCAGGGTCACATGGTTGGCAGTTCCGGGTCAATCAGTATCACCAGgga TGGTAAAACTTACTTTACACCGTCAGGAGTTCTGAAGGAGTATATTCAG CCCAATGACATCTTCATCTATAAGAACAGCACTCCATTCCACAGTCCACCGccaacaaagaaattgaaaagaagcTCTAACTCGCCACTATTTGAGGTGATATATGACAAGACAG ATGCCGATACTGGAATCCACACCCATTGTATGTCCTCCAATCTCATTACTCAGGTCACGGCCGGGAACGAAGTCCGGATTCAAAATCAGGAAATGATCAAGGGCATTGCAAAGTGTAAATCAG GTGGAATGTACAAAAATACGGACGAGCTGATTGTTCCTATTGTCGAGAATGCACCGGAGGAAGCAGATTTACTG CCTGCTATATCAAAGGCCATTGACGACTACCCCGAAACATGTGCTGTCCTTGTACGTAACCATGGCATCTACGTTTGGGGGAAGTCTTGGCAGAAAACAAAAATCAT GTACGAGTGCTATTGTTACCTCTTCGACCTGATGATCAAGATGAAACAACTTGGTATCACGAGATCGTGA
- the LOC135492557 gene encoding uncharacterized protein LOC135492557, protein MLRLCEIHPKSISARKNKQTTTLRWTLVLKEYKKIRNLVLANPQVMKDTGIQLFEVNNSTLSTWYNNKEKKAEKAVLGQAITMDKPTRIAPRPLPPAMALPATLPQVPEAQQHRFLLPDNTAGQTPVRKQKPSTVSTPTPLSATISTPAPDLPENTAMPQNVMMPQIPNIIMTPPPAIATPQPQQFLRIVNESGQVLMLPLGSGQMQSFQSPVPPSQSAPSRASQEVSRSLRDKLSLTNEQADSVIPLWNDLEEYDKRPTKIPIRHQKEPLQGRFKAKSKVAPGAEATQRAFLGPNAAPAVKPDANRYMEAIVIRLCHLFPSPVKKGNKINQQMTLVAREYKQIREVIVGNPRVMGNTGLQLMEINASTLSRWYHRSEKRKEKEVLAQAITIPAPAPTETHQLPEPKELLQTHPETPAQQMHHFDLPQNTVGMARLNVQKKKKPAPAAQGSSNPVSTPACTLPLPILPLQIQPRQNLPQPILIAPRPSTTPQFQFPQIFMCPMPVHPEIPAPQMPAQQVRPVPAFPPEVCTRSVP, encoded by the exons ATGCTCAGGCTGTGTGAGATCCATCCCAAATCGATTTCGGCGCGTAAGAATAAACAGACAACCACCCTGCGCTGGACCCTCGTGTTGAAGGAGTACAAGAAAATTCGTAATCTGGTCTTGGCAAATCCACAGGTCATGAAGGACACAGGGATACAACTGTTCGAGGTGAACAATTCAACGTTGTCTACCTG GTACAACAACAAAGAGAAAAAAGCCGAGAAAGCTGTCCTTGGGCAGGCAATCACAATGGACAAGCCCACAAGGATTGCGCCCCGACCATTGCCACCAGCCATGGCGTTACCGGCAACCTTGCCCCAAGTACCAGAGGCACAACAGCATCGCTTCCTACTTCCAGACAATACAGCTGGCCAAACTCCCGTCAGGAAACAAAAACCTTCTACCGTTAGTACGCCTACGCCGTTATCTGCCACCATCAGTACACCGGCTCCAGATCTGCCAGAGAACACTGCAATGCCACAGAACGTTATGATGCCACAGATTCCCAACATCATCATGACACCGCCTCCCGCCATTGCTACCCCTCAACCACAGCAGTTCCTTCGCATTGTGAATGAATCAGGACAGGTCCTCATGCTGCCATTGGGAAGTGGTCAAATGCAATCCTTCCAGTCACCAGTTCCTCCATCTCAGTCAGCGCCGTCTCGTGCCTCTCAAGAAGTGTCAAGAA GCCTTCGGGACAAGCTGTCACTGACCAATGAACAGGCTGACAGTGTCATTCCTCTGTGGAATGACCTTGAAGAATATGACAAGCGGCCAACAAAAATACCTATTCGACACCAGAAGGAACCACTGCAGGGTCGGTTCAAGGCCAAATCCAAAGTTGCACCTGGAGCTGAGGCTACTCAGAG agctTTCCTTGGTCCGAATGCTGCGCCAGCCGTGAAACCAGATGCAAACCGCTACATGGAAGCCATTGTCATCAGGCTGTGTCACCTCTTTCCATCTCCAGTAAAGAAGGGCAATAAGATCAACCAACAAATGACGCTGGTGGCAAGAGAGTACAAACAGATAAGAGAGGTTATCGTCGGCAACCCCAGAGTGATGGGCAACACTGGGTTGCAACTAATGGAGATAAATGCGTCTACTCTTAGTAGATG GTACCATAGAAGTGAAAAGAGGAAAGAGAAAGAAGTCCTCGCACAAGCCATCACTATCCCAGCCCCAGCACCCACAGAAACTCACCAACTGCCAGAACCAAAAGAGCTCCTGCAGACTCACCCAGAGACCCCAGCACAGCAGATGCACCATTTTGACCTGCCGCAGAACACCGTTGGCATGGCTCGTCTCAATgttcagaagaagaagaagccagcACCAGCAGCTCAAGGCAGCAGCAACCCGGTGTCCACACCAGCATGTACCCTGCCTCTACCGATCCTGCCTCTACAAATCCAGCCACGCCAGAACTTGCCTCAACCAATCCTGATAGCACCAAGACCAAGCACCACACCGCAGTTCCAGTTCCCTCAAATTTTCATGTGTCCTATGCCAGTCCATCCAGAGATTCCAGCACCCCAGATGCCAGCTCAACAAGTGCGACCAGTGCCAGCCTTTCCTCCCGAGGTCTGCACAAGAAGTGTCCCGTAG